GTTGCGCACGATGCGCAGCGCGACGCGCAGCGAGTCGGGCGCCGGGCCGCGCGCGTCGATCTCGATGCGGAACGGCCGTCCGTCGCCGGCGAAGTCGTGCGACCGCGAGCCGACGAAGCAAAGCGAGTCGCCGCCGGCCGGCGTCGCGCACGGACCGAGCGTGGCCGGTCGATCGGGCGCCGGCGCGGCGGTGGTGTCGTGCCGCGCCGGCGTGCCGCGATCGGAGGCGCCGCCGCACGCGTCGAGCGCGACGAGCGCGAGCAGCAGCAAAGGAAGTCGAGCCATGCGCATGGGCGGGAGACGGTGATCCGTCGACGACAGGCACACCGCGCGCCGCGACGCCGCGACTAGATTCCGCGCATGACGCGAGTGCGCATGTTCCGTCAGACCGACCTCGGCACCGAGTGCGACGCGTGCGGGGTGCGGATCGATCTCGTGAGCGGCGGCGTGTGCGAGCGCTGCCAGCGCATCCTCTGCGCGCGCCATCTGCACGGATCGTGGCTGCGTCGTCTGCGCCACGAGCTCGGAGGCGCGGCGATCTGCGTGCGCTGTCGGGACAAGGGCGCGTCGTGAACGGCACTTGAACCGCAGAGGACGCAGAGGGCCGCAGAGGACTGCCTCTTCGAACGGCAAGAGATCTGGGGATGAGAGGATCCTTAGGGATCCTGGGATCCTTTCATCCCCAGGTATTTGCTGTCGATGTTCTCTGCGGCCCTCTGCGTCCTCCGCGGTTCGATCCGACAGGCACCAGCCCGCGCTCACGCCGGCACTCGGTGCTCCCCCGTCGCGACGATCTCGTGCCGGCGGCCGTGCTTGCGCTCGTGACGGTCGCGCAGCGCGCGCAGCACGGTGCGGCCCGCGGCGAGCGCACCGAGCGGCAGGTACGCGTAGAACGTGTAGAAGCGCCACCAGATGAGCGACGCGCCGAAGATCCGACCCGGGATCGCGTGACGCAGCGTCGCGCCGAACGCCGCTTCCACGACGCCGCCGCCGCCGGGCGCCGGCGCGACGCCCGCGCCGTACTGCAGCGCGAGCGGCCACACGACGAGCGGCGCGAGCGACGCGAGCGTGAGTGGCATGTCGGTGTGCGCGCCGAAGACGAGCCCCGGCAGCACGCACATGCGCGCGACGACGTGCAGCACCGACATCACGAGCGCGGCGGTCATCGCGCCGAGTCGCGCGCGCCGCACCGCATCGACGCTTCCGCGCAGCTGACGCAATGACCGCTGCACGCCGCGCCATCGGCCCGCGTGCAGCCCGATGGAGGCGGCCCACGGCGGCGGCGGGCCGTGCGCGTTGCGGCGCGAGAGCGCGAGCCCGAGCGCGCCGACGCCGATGACGAGCGCCGAGTAGCCGCCCACGAGCGCCAGCAGGCCGGCGAGCGCGGTACCCATGCCGCGGAACGTGAGCGCGAGCGCGATCGCCACGATCCCGAGCGAGAACATCTCGAGCAGGATCTCGGTGAACAGGATCAGCAGCCGGCCGAGCGGGTCGACGCGCGACTCCGCGAGCACGAGGTAGCGCGCCGGCTCGGCCCCCGAGCGCGACGGCGTGATCGAGGCCGCGAAGTCGCCGCCGAGCGACACGCGCACCGCGGCGCCGAAGCGGAGCGGGATGCGCAGCGCGTGCGCGCTGAGCTGGATCTTCCACGACCGGAACAGCACCTCGGCGACGAGCGCGCCGGCGCCGAGCAGGTGCGCGAGCGGCGGGAGCGTGACGGTGGCCCCTTCCTCGGGCCACGTTCTCCAGACGATGAACGCCGACGCTCCGAGGGCGGCGGCGAAGGAGATCAGTGTGATGAACCAGCGGGTGCGCGACACCGGGGGGAACCTAATCGCTGCGTGGCTACGCGGCTGCGTGGCGCGTCGGAGGCCCACGCAGCCGCGCAGCCACGCAGCTACTCGCTCCCGTCCAGCAGCGCCTCCAGCCGCCCCACCAGCTCCGCCTGCGCAGGGTTGAGCTTCGCGCGCGCGGTGTCGGGGTCGAACCACGCGCAGCGATCCACCTCGGGGAACGTGAGGAATCGCCCCGAGCCGCGCGGGTGCTCGGTGCGCATCACGTTGCTCGTCACCGTCGCCGGGTCGGCGTCGCCCTCCCACGCCCAGGCGTGGATCCGCTTGCCCGCCTTCTGCCGCACCTCGCCTAACGGAAGGAACGGCGGTACCGGGCGCACGCCGGTCTCCTCCTCGAACTCGCGGCACGCCGCGGCGAGCAGCTCCTCACCCGTGTCCACGCCGCCCTTCGGGATCGTCCACGCCCCGTCGTCGCGGTCGCGCCAGAACGGCCCGCCGGGATGCGCGAGGAACAGCTCGAGCCGGCCGTGAAGGCGGCGAAACAGCAGCAGACCTGCGCTGATCGTGGTGCGGGACACGCGGGGCTCGATGGGGCGGTTCCGGTACGGCGGCTCTGGTACGGCGGCTCTGGTACGGCGGCTCTGATACGACGGTTCCGGGACGGCGGGAAGGGGTGCGTCACCCCGCCTCACCGGAGCTGCCGCCTCACCGGAACCGCCGTACCAGAACCGTAGCGTCGGAACCGCCGTATCAGAACCGCCCCACCGTCAATGCGACCACGCGGTCGGGGTCCGGTCCCACCGGTGCGACCGCAGCGCGTCGCGCACTCCGTTA
This DNA window, taken from Gemmatirosa kalamazoonensis, encodes the following:
- a CDS encoding lysylphosphatidylglycerol synthase domain-containing protein, whose amino-acid sequence is MSRTRWFITLISFAAALGASAFIVWRTWPEEGATVTLPPLAHLLGAGALVAEVLFRSWKIQLSAHALRIPLRFGAAVRVSLGGDFAASITPSRSGAEPARYLVLAESRVDPLGRLLILFTEILLEMFSLGIVAIALALTFRGMGTALAGLLALVGGYSALVIGVGALGLALSRRNAHGPPPPWAASIGLHAGRWRGVQRSLRQLRGSVDAVRRARLGAMTAALVMSVLHVVARMCVLPGLVFGAHTDMPLTLASLAPLVVWPLALQYGAGVAPAPGGGGVVEAAFGATLRHAIPGRIFGASLIWWRFYTFYAYLPLGALAAGRTVLRALRDRHERKHGRRHEIVATGEHRVPA
- a CDS encoding NUDIX domain-containing protein, with amino-acid sequence MSRTTISAGLLLFRRLHGRLELFLAHPGGPFWRDRDDGAWTIPKGGVDTGEELLAAACREFEEETGVRPVPPFLPLGEVRQKAGKRIHAWAWEGDADPATVTSNVMRTEHPRGSGRFLTFPEVDRCAWFDPDTARAKLNPAQAELVGRLEALLDGSE